In Salvelinus namaycush isolate Seneca chromosome 20, SaNama_1.0, whole genome shotgun sequence, the following proteins share a genomic window:
- the cast gene encoding calpastatin isoform X4: MGQLLSWIRATRDNQALQDVAVEQQSQPRQYSPTSVAQVAVNPAQFESASAASTMATKPGAVSVTMGGATASGATAGGSPTTAGTTQRGTAKVAMPETALVSPAGATIIDIPTPGTKGSPKDTPKPAPMHPAKATPPTTGGGNIVGEATTPWKAEVPKLQESLKQTAKSVPTTSSKVDMAKKDPAQLVTAVAAPAAAAGNASLKGPQTKVQVEVVPPGAMAAKEELAVDPFDALADSLPSSESFAPAAHVYTGPEVIEHGLTSKKGVICGGKDCPLPPGYRFEDMAPVADVKPKDVPKPMSTDEALDSLSFGFTTSMAPIPQKQEKKVEDLGAIDALSAGFSNFAPPPPAPIKKSEEFKSAPVTKSPAPPVDKKAKVEKFADDFSLMSGLDSPLDTKPKTDEKVEDFASVDALSAGFSNFAPPPPAPIKKSEEFKSAPVTKSPAPPVDKKAKVEKFADDFSLMSGLDSPLDTKPKTDESVPTTSIKVDMAKKDPAKLVTAVAAPAAAAGDASLKGPQTKVQVEVVPPGAMAAKEPAPMHPAKATPPTTGGGNIVGEATTPWKAEVPKLQESLKQTAKSVPTTSSKVDMAKKDPAQLVTAVAAPAAAAGNASLKGPQTKVQVEVVPPGAMAAKEELAVDPFDALADSLPSSESFAPAAHVYTGPEVIEHGLTSKKGVICGGKDCPLPPGYRFEDMAPVADVKPKDVPKPMSTDEALDSLSFGFTTSMAPIPQKQEKKVEDLGAIDALSAGFSNFAPPPPTPIKKSEEFKSAPVTKSPAPPVDKKAKVEKFADDFSLMSGLDSPLDTKPKTDESVPTTSIKVDMAKKDPAKLVTAVAAPAAAAGDASLKGPQTKVQVEVVPPGAMAAKEPAPMHPAKATPPTTGGGNIVGEATTPWKAEVPKLQESLKQTAKSVPTTSSKVDMAKKDPAQLVTAVAAPAAAAGNASLKGPQTKVQVEVVPPGAMAAKEELAVDPFDALADSLPSSESFAPAAHVYTGPEVIEHGLTSKKGVICGGKDCPLPPGYRFEDMAPVADVKPKDVPKPMSTDEALDSLSFGFTTSMAPIPQKQEKKVEDLGAIDALSAGFSNFAPPPPTPIKKSEEFKSAPVTKSPAPPVDKKAKVEKFADDFSLMSGLDSPLDTKPKTDEGGSMSLDALSALGDSLPALEPAPEPPKIRHEDIVTEGKLTSKKGVFVGERDDTLPPKYRLTENKVKDLPPLKPEPSMDSGEALEILSGDFMSSCVAPAVQAPVLCPPAPPTQASDDFALDALAGDFVAPAVAPAVKSAVDRQLSRGTVDALDTLSDSLMDKTPIPEPAPVSVRDIVKEKKIMEEKLTKVGERDSSLPAEYRPTEKDRKAMAEAKVQADVRPKQPSMDDSEALDLLSRDLSFSAGPAAASVAVTTEQRQPRLEPMSAPVLDDLAGTLLPDTPEFKSKGDKPKSKSKSRSKSKKQREEDPSSIDHLSGQLSSDVVSASTNKGGKS; this comes from the exons CCGGCACCCATGCACCCAGCCAAAGCTACACCTCCTACCACGGGAGGAGGCAATATTGTAGGGGAGGCGACAACTCCATGGAAAGCTGAAGTACCAAAGCTTCAAGAGTCTCTGAAACAGACAGCCAAG AGTGTGCCCACCACATCAAGCAAAGTTGACATGGCTAAAAAGGATCCTGCTCAGTTGGTTACGGCCGTTGCTGCACCAGCTGCCGCAGCTGGAAATGCCTCTCTGAAGGGGCCACAGACTAAG GTACAGGTGGAAGTAGTTCCCCCAGGAGCTATGGCAGCCAAAGAG GAGCTTGCTGTGGACCCGTTCGATGCCCTGGCTGATTCCTTACCCTCATCAGAGTCTTTCGCCCCTGCAGCCCATGTATACACCGGGCCAGAGGTGATAGAG CATGGATTGACCTCAAAGAAGGGCGTGATATGTGGGGGGAAAGACTGCCCACTGCCCCCAGGATACCGATTTGAAGACATG GCCCCAGTTGCAGATGTCAAGCCAAAAGATGTCCCG AAACCCATGAGCACAGATGAGGCTCTGGACTCCCTGTCCTTTGGGTTCACAACCTCTATGGCTCCCATCCCTCAGAAACAGGAGAAG AAAGTGGAAGACTTGGGTGCCATTGATGCCTTGTCTGCTGGCTTCTCAAACTTTGCTCCACCTCCACCTGCTCCCATCAAG AAATCTGAAGAGTTTAAGTCTGCGCCTGTGACCAAGTCTCCTGCTCCCCCCGTTGACAAGAAAGCTAAGGTGGAAAAG TTTGCTGATGACTTCTCTCTGATGTCAGGATTGGACTCCCCACTGGACACCAAGCCCAAGACAGATGAG AAAGTTGAGGATTTCGCTTCTGTTGATGCCTTGTCTGCTGGCTTTTCCAACTTTGCTCCACCTCCACCCGCTCCCATCAAG AAATCTGAAGAGTTTAAGTCTGCGCCTGTGACCAAGTCTCCTGCTCCCCCCGTTGACAAGAAAGCTAAGGTGGAAAAG TTTGCTGATGACTTCTCTCTGATGTCAGGATTGGACTCCCCACTGGACACCAAGCCCAAGACAGATGAG AGTGTGCCCACCACATCAATCAAAGTTGACATGGCTAAAAAGGATCCTGCTAAGTTGGTTACGGCTGTTGCTGCACCAGCTGCCGCGGCTGGAGATGCCTCTCTGAAGGGGCCACAGACTAAG GTACAGGTGGAAGTAGTTCCCCCAGGAGCTATGGCAGCCAAAGAG CCGGCACCCATGCACCCAGCCAAAGCTACACCTCCTACCACGGGAGGAGGCAATATTGTAGGGGAGGCGACAACTCCATGGAAAGCTGAAGTACCAAAGCTTCAAGAGTCTCTGAAACAGACAGCCAAG AGTGTGCCCACCACATCAAGCAAAGTTGACATGGCTAAAAAGGATCCTGCTCAGTTGGTTACGGCCGTTGCTGCACCAGCTGCCGCAGCTGGAAATGCCTCTCTGAAGGGGCCACAGACTAAG GTACAGGTGGAAGTAGTTCCCCCAGGAGCTATGGCAGCCAAAGAG GAGCTTGCTGTGGACCCGTTCGATGCCCTGGCTGATTCCTTACCCTCATCAGAGTCTTTCGCCCCTGCAGCCCATGTATACACCGGGCCAGAGGTGATAGAG CATGGATTGACCTCAAAGAAGGGAGTGATATGTGGGGGGAAAGACTGCCCACTGCCCCCAGGATACCGATTTGAAGACATG GCCCCAGTTGCAGATGTCAAGCCAAAAGATGTCCCG AAACCCATGAGCACAGATGAGGCTCTGGACTCCCTGTCCTTTGGGTTCACAACCTCTATGGCTCCCATCCCTCAGAAACAGGAGAAG AAAGTGGAAGACTTGGGTGCCATTGATGCCTTGTCTGCTGGCTTCTCAAACTTTGCTCCACCTCCACCCACTCCCATCAAG AAATCTGAAGAGTTTAAGTCTGCGCCTGTGACCAAGTCTCCTGCTCCCCCCGTTGACAAGAAAGCTAAGGTGGAAAAG TTTGCTGATGACTTCTCTCTGATGTCAGGATTGGACTCCCCACTGGACACCAAGCCCAAGACAGATGAG AGTGTGCCCACCACATCAATCAAAGTTGACATGGCTAAAAAGGATCCTGCTAAGTTGGTTACGGCTGTTGCTGCACCAGCTGCCGCGGCTGGAGATGCCTCTCTGAAGGGGCCACAGACTAAG GTACAGGTGGAAGTAGTTCCCCCAGGAGCTATGGCAGCCAAAGAG CCGGCACCCATGCACCCAGCCAAAGCTACACCTCCTACCACGGGAGGAGGCAATATTGTAGGGGAGGCGACAACTCCATGGAAAGCTGAAGTACCAAAGCTTCAAGAGTCTCTGAAACAGACAGCCAAG AGTGTGCCCACCACATCAAGCAAAGTTGACATGGCTAAAAAGGATCCTGCTCAGTTGGTTACGGCCGTTGCTGCACCAGCTGCCGCAGCTGGAAATGCCTCTCTGAAGGGGCCACAGACTAAG GTACAGGTGGAAGTAGTTCCCCCAGGAGCTATGGCAGCCAAAGAG GAGCTTGCTGTGGACCCGTTCGATGCCCTGGCTGATTCCTTACCCTCATCAGAGTCTTTCGCCCCTGCAGCCCATGTATACACCGGGCCAGAGGTGATAGAG CATGGATTGACCTCAAAGAAGGGAGTGATATGTGGGGGGAAAGACTGCCCACTGCCCCCAGGATACCGATTTGAAGACATG GCCCCAGTTGCAGATGTCAAGCCAAAAGATGTCCCG AAACCCATGAGCACAGATGAGGCTCTGGACTCCCTGTCCTTTGGGTTCACAACCTCTATGGCTCCCATCCCTCAGAAACAGGAGAAG AAAGTGGAAGACTTGGGTGCCATTGATGCCTTGTCTGCTGGCTTCTCAAACTTTGCTCCACCTCCACCCACTCCCATCAAG AAATCTGAAGAGTTTAAGTCTGCGCCTGTGACCAAGTCTCCTGCTCCCCCCGTTGACAAGAAAGCTAAGGTGGAAAAG TTTGCTGATGACTTCTCTCTGATGTCAGGATTGGACTCCCCACTGGACACCAAGCCCAAGACAGATGAG GGTGGCTCCATGTCCCTGGATGCTCTCAGTGCTCTGGGAGACTCTCTGCCTGCTCTAGAACCAGCACCTGAACCTCCCAAGATCAGACATGAGGACATAGTCACG GAGGGCAAACTCACATCGAAGAAGGGAGTGTTTGTGGGTGAGCGAGATGACACACTCCCACCAAAGTACAGGTTAACAGAAAACAAAGTCAAAGACCTGCCTCCTCTGAAGCCAGAG CCCTCCATGGACTCTGGTGAGGCTCTGGAGATCTTGTCAGGTGACTTCATGTCTTCCTGTGTGGCTCCAGCTGTCCAGGCTCCTGTCCTCTGCCCCCCAGCTCCTCCCACACAG GCCTCAGATGACTTTGCCTTGGATGCTCTGGCAGGGGACTTTGTAGCCCCAGCTGTTGCTCCTGCAGTCAAATCTGCTGTTGACCGCCAG CTATCTAGAGGGACAGTAGATGCTTTGGATACCTTGTCAGACTCCCTGATGGACAAGACTCCTATCCCAGAGCCTGCTCCTGTCTCAGTCAGAGACATCGTCAAG GAGAAAAAGATTATGGAGGAGAAGCTTACCAAAGTGGGGGAGAGGGATTCCAGCCTTCCAGCTGAATACCGGCCCACAGAGAAAGACCGAAAG GCAATGGCAGAGGCCAAAGTCCAGGCTGATGTTAGACCCAAGCAG CCATCGATGGATGACAGTGAGGCCCTTGACCTCTTGTCTAGAGACTTGTCTTTCTCAGCTGGTCCAGCTGCAGCCTCAGTAGCCGTGACAACAGAGCAGAGACAGCCCAGACTGGAG CCCATGTCTGCCCCTGTCCTGGATGACCTGGCAGGCACCCTGCTCCCAGACACCCCCGAGTTCAAATCCAAGGGAGACAAGCCAAAG AGCAAGAGCAAGTCAAGGTCAAAGTCAAAG AAACAAAGGGAGGAGGATCCGTCATCCATAGACCACCTGTCTGGACAGCTGAGTTCAGACGTAGTGTCAGCATCCACAAATAAGGGTGGCAAGAGCTAG
- the cast gene encoding calpastatin isoform X8 — MGQLLSWIRATRDNQALQDVAVEQQSQPRQYSPTSVAQVAVNPAQFESASAASTMATKPGAVSVTMGGATASGATAGGSPTTAGTTQRGTAKVAMPETALVSPAGATIIDIPTPGTKGSPKDTPKPAPMHPAKATPPTTGGGNIVGEATTPWKAEVPKLQESLKQTAKSVPTTSSKVDMAKKDPAQLVTAVAAPAAAAGNASLKGPQTKVQVEVVPPGAMAAKEELAVDPFDALADSLPSSESFAPAAHVYTGPEVIEHGLTSKKGVICGGKDCPLPPGYRFEDMAPVADVKPKDVPKPMSTDEALDSLSFGFTTSMAPIPQKQEKKVEDLGAIDALSAGFSNFAPPPPAPIKKSEEFKSAPVTKSPAPPVDKKAKVEKFADDFSLMSGLDSPLDTKPKTDESVPTTSSKVDMAKKDPAKLVTAVAAPAAAAGNASLKGPQTKKVEDFASVDALSAGFSNFAPPPPAPIKKSEEFKSAPVTKSPAPPVDKKAKVEKFADDFSLMSGLDSPLDTKPKTDEVQVEVVPPGAMAAKEPAPMHPAKATPPTTGGGNIVGEATTPWKAEVPKLQESLKQTAKSVPTTSSKVDMAKKDPAQLVTAVAAPAAAAGNASLKGPQTKVQVEVVPPGAMAAKEELAVDPFDALADSLPSSESFAPAAHVYTGPEVIEHGLTSKKGVICGGKDCPLPPGYRFEDMAPVADVKPKDVPKPMSTDEALDSLSFGFTTSMAPIPQKQEKKVEDLGAIDALSAGFSNFAPPPPTPIKKSEEFKSAPVTKSPAPPVDKKAKVEKFADDFSLMSGLDSPLDTKPKTDESVPTTSIKVDMAKKDPAKLVTAVAAPAAAAGDASLKGPQTKVQVEVVPPGAMAAKEPAPMHPAKATPPTTGGGNIVGEATTPWKAEVPKLQESLKQTAKSVPTTSSKVDMAKKDPAQLVTAVAAPAAAAGNASLKGPQTKVQVEVVPPGAMAAKEELAVDPFDALADSLPSSESFAPAAHVYTGPEVIEHGLTSKKGVICGGKDCPLPPGYRFEDMAPVADVKPKDVPKPMSTDEALDSLSFGFTTSMAPIPQKQEKKVEDLGAIDALSAGFSNFAPPPPTPIKKSEEFKSAPVTKSPAPPVDKKAKVEKFADDFSLMSGLDSPLDTKPKTDEGGSMSLDALSALGDSLPALEPAPEPPKIRHEDIVTEGKLTSKKGVFVGERDDTLPPKYRLTENKVKDLPPLKPEPSMDSGEALEILSGDFMSSCVAPAVQAPVLCPPAPPTQASDDFALDALAGDFVAPAVAPAVKSAVDRQLSRGTVDALDTLSDSLMDKTPIPEPAPVSVRDIVKEKKIMEEKLTKVGERDSSLPAEYRPTEKDRKAMAEAKVQADVRPKQPSMDDSEALDLLSRDLSFSAGPAAASVAVTTEQRQPRLEPMSAPVLDDLAGTLLPDTPEFKSKGDKPKSKSKSRSKSKKQREEDPSSIDHLSGQLSSDVVSASTNKGGKS, encoded by the exons CCGGCACCCATGCACCCAGCCAAAGCTACACCTCCTACCACGGGAGGAGGCAATATTGTAGGGGAGGCGACAACTCCATGGAAAGCTGAAGTACCAAAGCTTCAAGAGTCTCTGAAACAGACAGCCAAG AGTGTGCCCACCACATCAAGCAAAGTTGACATGGCTAAAAAGGATCCTGCTCAGTTGGTTACGGCCGTTGCTGCACCAGCTGCCGCAGCTGGAAATGCCTCTCTGAAGGGGCCACAGACTAAG GTACAGGTGGAAGTAGTTCCCCCAGGAGCTATGGCAGCCAAAGAG GAGCTTGCTGTGGACCCGTTCGATGCCCTGGCTGATTCCTTACCCTCATCAGAGTCTTTCGCCCCTGCAGCCCATGTATACACCGGGCCAGAGGTGATAGAG CATGGATTGACCTCAAAGAAGGGCGTGATATGTGGGGGGAAAGACTGCCCACTGCCCCCAGGATACCGATTTGAAGACATG GCCCCAGTTGCAGATGTCAAGCCAAAAGATGTCCCG AAACCCATGAGCACAGATGAGGCTCTGGACTCCCTGTCCTTTGGGTTCACAACCTCTATGGCTCCCATCCCTCAGAAACAGGAGAAG AAAGTGGAAGACTTGGGTGCCATTGATGCCTTGTCTGCTGGCTTCTCAAACTTTGCTCCACCTCCACCTGCTCCCATCAAG AAATCTGAAGAGTTTAAGTCTGCGCCTGTGACCAAGTCTCCTGCTCCCCCCGTTGACAAGAAAGCTAAGGTGGAAAAG TTTGCTGATGACTTCTCTCTGATGTCAGGATTGGACTCCCCACTGGACACCAAGCCCAAGACAGATGAG AGTGTGCCCACCACATCAAGCAAAGTTGACATGGCTAAAAAGGATCCTGCTAAGTTGGTTACGGCCGTTGCTGCACCAGCTGCCGCAGCTGGAAATGCCTCTCTGAAGGGGCCACAGACTAAG AAAGTTGAGGATTTCGCTTCTGTTGATGCCTTGTCTGCTGGCTTTTCCAACTTTGCTCCACCTCCACCCGCTCCCATCAAG AAATCTGAAGAGTTTAAGTCTGCGCCTGTGACCAAGTCTCCTGCTCCCCCCGTTGACAAGAAAGCTAAGGTGGAAAAG TTTGCTGATGACTTCTCTCTGATGTCAGGATTGGACTCCCCACTGGACACCAAGCCCAAGACAGATGAG GTACAGGTGGAAGTAGTTCCCCCAGGAGCTATGGCAGCCAAAGAG CCGGCACCCATGCACCCAGCCAAAGCTACACCTCCTACCACGGGAGGAGGCAATATTGTAGGGGAGGCGACAACTCCATGGAAAGCTGAAGTACCAAAGCTTCAAGAGTCTCTGAAACAGACAGCCAAG AGTGTGCCCACCACATCAAGCAAAGTTGACATGGCTAAAAAGGATCCTGCTCAGTTGGTTACGGCCGTTGCTGCACCAGCTGCCGCAGCTGGAAATGCCTCTCTGAAGGGGCCACAGACTAAG GTACAGGTGGAAGTAGTTCCCCCAGGAGCTATGGCAGCCAAAGAG GAGCTTGCTGTGGACCCGTTCGATGCCCTGGCTGATTCCTTACCCTCATCAGAGTCTTTCGCCCCTGCAGCCCATGTATACACCGGGCCAGAGGTGATAGAG CATGGATTGACCTCAAAGAAGGGAGTGATATGTGGGGGGAAAGACTGCCCACTGCCCCCAGGATACCGATTTGAAGACATG GCCCCAGTTGCAGATGTCAAGCCAAAAGATGTCCCG AAACCCATGAGCACAGATGAGGCTCTGGACTCCCTGTCCTTTGGGTTCACAACCTCTATGGCTCCCATCCCTCAGAAACAGGAGAAG AAAGTGGAAGACTTGGGTGCCATTGATGCCTTGTCTGCTGGCTTCTCAAACTTTGCTCCACCTCCACCCACTCCCATCAAG AAATCTGAAGAGTTTAAGTCTGCGCCTGTGACCAAGTCTCCTGCTCCCCCCGTTGACAAGAAAGCTAAGGTGGAAAAG TTTGCTGATGACTTCTCTCTGATGTCAGGATTGGACTCCCCACTGGACACCAAGCCCAAGACAGATGAG AGTGTGCCCACCACATCAATCAAAGTTGACATGGCTAAAAAGGATCCTGCTAAGTTGGTTACGGCTGTTGCTGCACCAGCTGCCGCGGCTGGAGATGCCTCTCTGAAGGGGCCACAGACTAAG GTACAGGTGGAAGTAGTTCCCCCAGGAGCTATGGCAGCCAAAGAG CCGGCACCCATGCACCCAGCCAAAGCTACACCTCCTACCACGGGAGGAGGCAATATTGTAGGGGAGGCGACAACTCCATGGAAAGCTGAAGTACCAAAGCTTCAAGAGTCTCTGAAACAGACAGCCAAG AGTGTGCCCACCACATCAAGCAAAGTTGACATGGCTAAAAAGGATCCTGCTCAGTTGGTTACGGCCGTTGCTGCACCAGCTGCCGCAGCTGGAAATGCCTCTCTGAAGGGGCCACAGACTAAG GTACAGGTGGAAGTAGTTCCCCCAGGAGCTATGGCAGCCAAAGAG GAGCTTGCTGTGGACCCGTTCGATGCCCTGGCTGATTCCTTACCCTCATCAGAGTCTTTCGCCCCTGCAGCCCATGTATACACCGGGCCAGAGGTGATAGAG CATGGATTGACCTCAAAGAAGGGAGTGATATGTGGGGGGAAAGACTGCCCACTGCCCCCAGGATACCGATTTGAAGACATG GCCCCAGTTGCAGATGTCAAGCCAAAAGATGTCCCG AAACCCATGAGCACAGATGAGGCTCTGGACTCCCTGTCCTTTGGGTTCACAACCTCTATGGCTCCCATCCCTCAGAAACAGGAGAAG AAAGTGGAAGACTTGGGTGCCATTGATGCCTTGTCTGCTGGCTTCTCAAACTTTGCTCCACCTCCACCCACTCCCATCAAG AAATCTGAAGAGTTTAAGTCTGCGCCTGTGACCAAGTCTCCTGCTCCCCCCGTTGACAAGAAAGCTAAGGTGGAAAAG TTTGCTGATGACTTCTCTCTGATGTCAGGATTGGACTCCCCACTGGACACCAAGCCCAAGACAGATGAG GGTGGCTCCATGTCCCTGGATGCTCTCAGTGCTCTGGGAGACTCTCTGCCTGCTCTAGAACCAGCACCTGAACCTCCCAAGATCAGACATGAGGACATAGTCACG GAGGGCAAACTCACATCGAAGAAGGGAGTGTTTGTGGGTGAGCGAGATGACACACTCCCACCAAAGTACAGGTTAACAGAAAACAAAGTCAAAGACCTGCCTCCTCTGAAGCCAGAG CCCTCCATGGACTCTGGTGAGGCTCTGGAGATCTTGTCAGGTGACTTCATGTCTTCCTGTGTGGCTCCAGCTGTCCAGGCTCCTGTCCTCTGCCCCCCAGCTCCTCCCACACAG GCCTCAGATGACTTTGCCTTGGATGCTCTGGCAGGGGACTTTGTAGCCCCAGCTGTTGCTCCTGCAGTCAAATCTGCTGTTGACCGCCAG CTATCTAGAGGGACAGTAGATGCTTTGGATACCTTGTCAGACTCCCTGATGGACAAGACTCCTATCCCAGAGCCTGCTCCTGTCTCAGTCAGAGACATCGTCAAG GAGAAAAAGATTATGGAGGAGAAGCTTACCAAAGTGGGGGAGAGGGATTCCAGCCTTCCAGCTGAATACCGGCCCACAGAGAAAGACCGAAAG GCAATGGCAGAGGCCAAAGTCCAGGCTGATGTTAGACCCAAGCAG CCATCGATGGATGACAGTGAGGCCCTTGACCTCTTGTCTAGAGACTTGTCTTTCTCAGCTGGTCCAGCTGCAGCCTCAGTAGCCGTGACAACAGAGCAGAGACAGCCCAGACTGGAG CCCATGTCTGCCCCTGTCCTGGATGACCTGGCAGGCACCCTGCTCCCAGACACCCCCGAGTTCAAATCCAAGGGAGACAAGCCAAAG AGCAAGAGCAAGTCAAGGTCAAAGTCAAAG AAACAAAGGGAGGAGGATCCGTCATCCATAGACCACCTGTCTGGACAGCTGAGTTCAGACGTAGTGTCAGCATCCACAAATAAGGGTGGCAAGAGCTAG